CTTTGTCATCACTTGTTAGTCTTTTGTAATAAGCAGAGATGAAATCCCCACGCTCAGATTCTGGAATTGCGTCTCTATAGAATTCCCAAGCGTCTGGGTAAATGTAGCTAGCACCATCTTGATAGAACCATTTAAGTTCTTTTTGACGAAGCATGAAAATTCCACGAAGAAATAATGCCTCAACTGATGATGGATGAGTTTGCGCGTATGCAAGGGCAAGAGTTGAGCCCCAACTTCCCCCGAAGACCGCCCATGTGTTAATGCTTAGATGATTTCTAAGTTTCTCAATATCTGCAACAAGGTCCCATGTTGTATTTTCTTTAAGTTCAGCAAATGGTGTTGAACGTCCGCAACCTCTTTGATCAAAGAGAACGATATTATACTTCTCTGGATCAAAGTATTGACGGTAGTTATCATCAATTCCCCCGCCCGGTCCACCGTGAAGAAAGACAACAGACTTTCCATCTGGATTTCCACAGACTTCATAATAGATATTATGGATTTCGCTCACTTTAAGATGCCCAG
The Bacteriovorax sp. Seq25_V genome window above contains:
- the pip gene encoding prolyl aminopeptidase — encoded protein: MRTLYPEITPRETGHLKVSEIHNIYYEVCGNPDGKSVVFLHGGPGGGIDDNYRQYFDPEKYNIVLFDQRGCGRSTPFAELKENTTWDLVADIEKLRNHLSINTWAVFGGSWGSTLALAYAQTHPSSVEALFLRGIFMLRQKELKWFYQDGASYIYPDAWEFYRDAIPESERGDFISAYYKRLTSDDKEIRSAAAKAWSIWEASTSKLIQDKALMEDFGDDEFADAFARIECHFFTNKGFFECDDQILRDVDKIRHIPAIIVQGRYDVVCPMTSAWDLHRAWPEAKFEIIQDAGHSLSEKGIRSCLIEATDRYVNTGNI